In one Serinus canaria isolate serCan28SL12 chromosome 2, serCan2020, whole genome shotgun sequence genomic region, the following are encoded:
- the SP8 gene encoding transcription factor Sp8, with protein sequence MATSLLGEEPRVGSTPLAMLAATCNKIGSPSPSPSALSDSTSSFGKGFHPWKRSSSSASAGSCGAVGSGLPGFGVAGAARNGSSAAAAAAAAAAAALVSDSFSCGGSPGSSAFSLTSSSAAAASSPFANDYSVFQAPGSAGGGGGGGGGGGAAGQEAATHQPVFISKVHTSVEGLQGIYPRVGMAHPYESWFKPSHPGLGAGEVGSAGASSWWDVGAGWIDVQSPNGAAALPGSLHPAPGGLQTSLHSPLGGYNSDYSGLGHSAFSSGASSHLLSPAGQHLMDGFKPVLPGSYPDSAPSPLAGAGGSMLGGGPAAPLAASPRSSARRYSGRATCDCPNCQEAERLGPAGASLRRKGLHSCHIPGCGKVYGKTSHLKAHLRWHTGERPFVCNWLFCGKRFTRSDELQRHLRTHTGEKRFACPVCNKRFMRSDHLSKHVKTHSGPGGAGGPGGGGPGGGPGPGGKKGSDTDSEHSAAGSPPCHSPELLPPPEPGHRNGLE encoded by the exons ATGGCAACTTCACTTCTAGGG GAGGAACCGCGGGTAGGCTCCACGCCGCTGGCCATGCTCGCCGCGACCTGCAACAAGAtcggcagccccagcccctcgcCGTCCGCCCTTTCGGACAGCACGTCCTCCTTCGGCAAAGGCTTCCACCCCTGGAAacgctcctcctcctcagcctcgGCGGGCAGCTGCGGGGCCGTGGGCTCCGGCCTCCCGGGCTTCGGCGTGGCGGGCGCGGCGCGGAACGGTTcctcggcggcggcggcagcggcggcggctgcggcggccGCCCTCGTCTCGGACTCGTTCAGCTGCGGTGGCTCACCGGGCTCCAGCGCCTTCTCCCTCACCTCCAGCAGCGCAGCGGCCGCCAGCTCGCCCTTCGCCAACGACTACTCCGTCTTCCAGGCGCCGGGCAGCgccggtggcggcggcggcggcggcggaggcggTGGGGCGGCAGGACAGGAGGCGGCGACGCACCAGCCGGTCTTCATCTCCAAGGTGCACACGTCggtggaggggctgcagggcatcTACCCGCGGGTGGGCATGGCGCACCCCTACGAGTCCTGGTTCAAGCCCTCGCACCCGGGGCTCGGCGCCGGCGAGGTTGGCTCAGCGGGCGCCTCCAGCTGGTGGGACGTGGGCGCCGGCTGGATCGACGTGCAGAGCCCCAACGGCGCGGCCGCGCTGCCCGGCTCGCTGCACCCGGCGCCCGGCGGACTCCAGACCTCGCTCCACTCGCCGCTGGGCGGCTACAACTCGGATTACTCGGGCCTGGGCCACTCGGCCTTCAGCAGCGGCGCCTCCTCGCACCTCCTCAGCCCCGCCGGGCAGCATCTCATGGACGGATTTAAGCCGGTGCTGCCCGGCTCCTACCCGGACTCGGCCCCCTCGCCGCTGGCCGGCGCCGGGGGTTCCATGCTaggcggcggccccgccgctccgctGGCCGCTTCGCCGCGCTCCTCCGCCCGCCGCTACTCGGGGCGCGCCACCTGCGACTGCCCCAACTGCCAGGAGGCCGAGCGGCTGGGGCCGGCGGGGGCCAGCCTGCGCCGCAaggggctgcacagctgccaCATCCCCGGCTGCGGCAAGGTCTACGGCAAAACCTCGCACCTGAAGGCGCACCTGCGCTGGCACACGGGCGAGCGGCCCTTCGTCTGCAACTGGCTCTTCTGCGGCAAGCGCTTCACCCGCTCCGACGAGCTGCAGCGGCACCTGCGGACCCACACGGGCGAGAAGCGCTTCGCCTGCCCCGTCTGCAACAAGCGCTTCATGCGCAGCGACCACCTCAGCAAGCACGTCAAGACCCACAGCGGCCCCGGAGGCGCCGGgggccccggcggcggcggccccggaggcggccccggccccggcggcaAGAAGGGCAGCGACACCGACAGCGAGCACAGCGCGGCCGGCAGTCCGCCCTGCCACTCCCCGGAGCTGCTGCCGCCCCCCGAGCCCGGCCACCGCAACGGCCTGGAGTGA